The following coding sequences are from one Nicotiana tomentosiformis chromosome 3, ASM39032v3, whole genome shotgun sequence window:
- the LOC104099644 gene encoding uncharacterized protein yields the protein MARMGEGDKRWIVEDRPDGTNVHNWHWSETDCLEWSRNFFNKLLSNQTLLNGEGNLYIRTKKLEKLEGEAYVNIRKGKIIPGYELSLVLSWEGEAKDTDGTSLLKTEGTVEIPYISDENAGEDPEARVTIRDEGPIGKRLKDAFIAKGKTFVFEQVQVYVNAMARGGPAKDDLESKKVVSKTAGSAKGVGAVEKDKVAVKEVVKKEEKKKEGFKTIAMTEKFNCRAKDLFEILMDERRWKGFSQSNARISKEIGGEFTIFDGSVTGKNVDLQEGKLIVQNWRFGSWPDGIESTVRIVFDEPEPGVTVVKLTHSNVPEEDRYGNATVVENTERGWRDLIFNKIRAVFGFGI from the exons ATGGCTCGAATGGGAGAAGGAGACAAAAGATGGATCGTGGAGGACCGTCCAGACGGCACAAACGTCCACAACTGGCACTGGTCTGAAACCGATTGTCTCGAATGGTCCCGCAACTTCTTCAACAAGCTACTCTCAAACCAAACACTCCTCAACGGCGAAGGCAATCTCTACATCCGAACGAAAAAGCTCGAAAAACTCGAAGGAGAAGCGTACGTTAATATCCGCAAGGGAAAGATAATTCCAGGGTATGAATTAAGTCTAGTACTTTCATGGGAAGGTGAAGCTAAAGACACTGACGGCACAAGTTTGTTGAAAACTGAAGGGACTGTAGAAATCCCTTATATATCCGACGAGAATGCTGGTGAAGACCCTGAAGCTAGGGTTACAATTAGGGATGAGGGTCCCATCGGGAAAAGATTAAAAGATGCTTTTATTGCAAAAGGGAAGACTTTCGTTTTCGAGCAAGTTCAGGTTTATGTTAATGCTATGGCGAGAGGTGGTCCTGCTAAGGACGACCTCGAATCGAAGAAAGTTGTAAGCAAAACTGCGGGTTCTGCCAAGGGGGTAGGTGCAGTTGAGAAGGATAAAGTTGCAGTGAAAGAGGTTGTgaagaaggaggagaagaagaaggaaggGTTTAAGACGATTGCGATGACGGAGAAGTTCAATTGCAGAGCGAAGGATTTGTTTGAGATTTTGATGGATGAGAGGAGATGGAAGGGCTTTTCACAGAGCAATGCGAGGATCAGTAAAGAGATTGGGGGTGAATTTACTATATTTGATGGGTCAGTGACTGGGAAAAATGTGGATTTGCAGGAAGGAAAATTGATTGTACAGAATTGGCGGTTTGGTAGCTGGCCTGATGGGATTGAGTCCACG GTTCGAATTGTTTTTGATGAGCCTGAACCTGGAGTTACAGTAGTCAAGCTTACACATAGTAATGTGCCGGAGGAAGACAG ATATGGAAATGCAACTGTTGTGGAGAATACTGAGAGGGGATGGCGAGATCTTATTTTCAACAAGATACGTGCTGTTTTTGGCTTTGGAATCTAA